TGACCGCCACGGCGTCGCCGTCGCGGACGCTCAGGTTCCCGGTCCGGCCGGGCGTCAGGTCCGCGAGCGCGGGCGCGTACTCGACGACCGCCTCGCGCGCCTCCCGGAGGAGGTCCGGGTCCGCGTCGGGGTCGGCGTCGCCCGGATCAGCGTCGCTCCCGTCGTCGTCGCGGGTCACGCCGCCACCTCCGTCAGGTCGGCGAGCGCGTCGAGCCGACGGTCGGGGCGCTGGCGCGCCGAGAGGTCCGCGTCGGCGGGCGCGTCGCCGTCGGCGACGAAGAGGGCGGTGTCGAGACCGACCGCGTTCGCGCCGGCGACGTCCGTCTCGGGGTTGTCGCCGACCGCCAGCGCCTCGCTCGGCCGGCGGTCCAGCTCGGCGAGCGCGGTCGTGAACGGGAGCGCGCTCGGCTTCTCGCGGCCGACCTCCTCGGAGGTGACGAGGAGGTCGATCCGGTCGTCGACCCCGAGCGCCACGAGCTTGCGAAGCTGGATCCGCGTCGTGAGGTTGGTCACGACCGCGACGTCGGTCCCCGCGGCCGAGAGGGCGTCGAAGACGCGCTCGACGCCGTCACAGAGCGACATGGCGTCGAGGAACCCGTCCCAGTAGGCGTCGCCGGCCGCCAGCGCGCCCGCGGCGTCGGACTCGCCCGCGTGCCGGTACAGCCCGCGCTTGAAGTAGACGTGCCGGTCGTGGGAGGCGGCGGTGGTCCGCGTCTCGCGCTTCGTCTCCCGCCGACCGGTCTCGTACAGGTCGTCGAACGCCGCGCGGTCGAGTTCGTGCCCGCGCTCGCGGAGGGCGTCGAGCGCGGCCCGCTTCCCCGCCTCGTTACAGGGGGCGTACGGGTACAGCGTGTTGTCGAGGTCGAAAAGCACCGCCTCGTAGCTCATGGACGGACTCGGCGCGGCACCGACTTAAGCGTGATTCGACGCGGCGACGACGGCGGCGTTGAGTCGTCGCCCGGGGGAGGGGAGCGC
The sequence above is a segment of the Halorubrum sp. 2020YC2 genome. Coding sequences within it:
- a CDS encoding HAD-IA family hydrolase, producing the protein MSYEAVLFDLDNTLYPYAPCNEAGKRAALDALRERGHELDRAAFDDLYETGRRETKRETRTTAASHDRHVYFKRGLYRHAGESDAAGALAAGDAYWDGFLDAMSLCDGVERVFDALSAAGTDVAVVTNLTTRIQLRKLVALGVDDRIDLLVTSEEVGREKPSALPFTTALAELDRRPSEALAVGDNPETDVAGANAVGLDTALFVADGDAPADADLSARQRPDRRLDALADLTEVAA